Proteins co-encoded in one Gouania willdenowi chromosome 1, fGouWil2.1, whole genome shotgun sequence genomic window:
- the hemgn gene encoding hemogen, with protein sequence MAETPEQGLESTNSKEDEGGIRCRLRDRNLLRKRKAEAEEKETNQWDFGVESPSKRSKATVKSSSKKRGRPRKLETTPLIPVVQEKEAVIQEDPGVVLVPEAAGTILDQKTSFLTPLPAVASEPAPLQESVQSPVFVSTLSSPALVNPAPDMTTIQDSAQEVFLGPVLSQDSTLYPAPAPQQLDNLYAESQNNEASDQILNQDVGRNDEMNKAPPADKKTDEDIGVEDLSETRLMTEQSKMYPLPSFSSMPLSEEYLPGN encoded by the exons ATGGCTGAGACACCAGAACAAGGGTTGGAAAGTACGAATTCAAAAGAAGATGAAG GAGGAATCCGTTGCCGGTTACGTGACAGGAACCTTCTAAGAAAGAGAAAAGCGGAGGCAGAGGAGAAGGAAACTAACCAGTGGGATTTTGG GGTAGAGAGCCCGAGCAAAAGATCAAAAGCTACAGTGAAAAGTAGTTCAAAGAAAAGAGGCAGGCCCAGAAAGTTAGAAACCACACCGCTGATACCAGTGGTGCAGGAGAAGGAAGCAGTGATCCAGGAAGATCCAGGAGTTGTGTTGGTACCTGAAGCTGCTGGAACCATCCTCGATCAGAAGACCAGCTTTCTGACTCCTTTACCTGCTGTGGCATCAGAACCAGCACCATTGCAGGAGTCAGTCCAAAGTCCTGTCTTTGTCTCCACCCTGTCTTCTCCTGCTCTGGTTAACCCAGCTCCTGATATGACAACCATCCAAGATTCAGCTCAAGAAGTCTTTTTAGGCCCAGTTTTATCTCAAGACTCAACCTTATATCCAGCTCCAGCTCCTCAACAGCTGGATAATCTTTACGCAGAGTCACAAAACAATGAGGCCTCCGACCAAATTCTGAATCAGGATGTGGGCCGCAATGATGAGATGAACAAGGCTCCTCCAGCGGACAAAAAAACTGATGAAGATATAGGCGTTGAAG ATTTGAGTGAAACACGGCTGATGACTGAACAAAGTAAAATGTATCCACTTCCATCCTTTTCCTCTATGCCTTTGTCAGAAGAATATCTTCCAGGAAACTAg